Proteins encoded within one genomic window of Phototrophicus methaneseepsis:
- a CDS encoding DNA topoisomerase IB, with amino-acid sequence MSRLRYVSTDEPGYSRKPWGQGFTYRDQDGQTVNDPDLREWFESIVIPPAWTDVWISPYKNGHILATGRDDKGRKQYIYHPDWGKVRDQKKFDQLYEFGQSLPKIREVTDQHLRHRNVTRDRVLAALVRLLEMTLIRVGNDEYAKKNDSYGLTTLTDDHAEIDGGTVTFDFVGKSGKEHSIVLKDRRLARVVKRCQDIPGYELFQYYDENGDHRVVDSADVNDYLHEITGKSFTAKVFRTWGGSTLAIQYLCEQCDETESESATRACVSHVADMLGNTKAVSRQYYIHPIIMDAHLDGTLDQIYAQQQKKKPRSDYDLTPEERTLMTLIEQRMS; translated from the coding sequence TATGTTTCTACAGATGAACCGGGCTACAGTCGTAAGCCATGGGGACAGGGATTTACCTATCGCGATCAGGATGGACAGACTGTGAACGACCCTGATCTGCGCGAATGGTTTGAGTCGATTGTGATCCCACCAGCATGGACGGATGTATGGATCAGTCCCTATAAAAATGGTCATATTCTGGCGACGGGCCGTGATGATAAAGGCCGTAAGCAATATATCTATCACCCGGATTGGGGTAAGGTACGCGACCAGAAAAAGTTTGATCAATTGTATGAATTCGGTCAAAGCCTGCCCAAGATACGCGAAGTCACAGACCAGCATTTACGGCACAGGAACGTCACACGGGATCGTGTGCTGGCGGCACTGGTACGCCTCCTGGAGATGACGCTAATCCGTGTCGGTAATGATGAATATGCTAAAAAGAATGATTCCTACGGATTGACGACGCTCACTGATGACCACGCCGAGATTGATGGCGGTACTGTGACCTTTGATTTCGTGGGCAAGAGCGGTAAAGAACATTCAATCGTCCTTAAAGATCGCCGTCTGGCGCGTGTTGTTAAGCGCTGTCAGGACATCCCCGGTTATGAGTTGTTCCAATATTATGATGAAAATGGCGATCATCGCGTGGTCGATTCCGCAGATGTGAATGATTACCTGCATGAGATCACAGGGAAGTCCTTTACGGCGAAAGTGTTCCGTACCTGGGGCGGCTCGACACTAGCGATTCAATATTTGTGTGAACAATGCGACGAAACAGAATCGGAATCGGCGACACGGGCTTGTGTGTCACACGTCGCGGATATGTTGGGCAATACCAAGGCCGTTTCTCGTCAGTACTATATCCATCCCATTATCATGGATGCTCATCTGGATGGTACGCTTGATCAAATTTACGCCCAACAGCAGAAGAAAAAGCCGCGTTCCGATTACGACTTGACCCCAGAAGAGCGAACGCTCATGACGCTGATTGAGCAGCGAATGTCATGA
- a CDS encoding DUF3891 family protein, which translates to MIVNARDDGWEIIYQRSHANLAAMLVAAWQKEDHVPRWTELLIATAQHDDQEMFWSESTHLTDTGEPMDFTQGAIDTSLGQAQLVIDNAYRQGVWIALLISMHNSFLYEPKRGEDKQLDDFLDKQQRQQKAWRQMLGYNRQEAEAAYAFLRWADTMSLILCRNELPPMADEKPVAPDRYGEMVRLSQLADGTLTLHPWVLQDDELHVSVEVRYLEQVTFESETSFQQALDSAEIDMREWCFKKPSF; encoded by the coding sequence ATGATTGTAAATGCACGTGACGATGGATGGGAGATTATCTACCAGCGTTCTCATGCTAATCTGGCTGCAATGCTCGTGGCTGCATGGCAAAAAGAAGATCATGTGCCACGTTGGACGGAACTCCTCATTGCAACGGCCCAACATGATGATCAGGAAATGTTCTGGTCAGAATCAACCCATCTGACGGATACAGGCGAACCTATGGATTTTACACAGGGCGCTATTGATACATCTCTGGGGCAGGCCCAATTGGTCATTGATAATGCTTATCGACAGGGTGTCTGGATTGCTTTGCTGATTTCTATGCACAACAGCTTTCTCTATGAGCCAAAACGTGGCGAAGATAAGCAACTCGATGATTTTCTGGATAAGCAGCAGCGACAGCAAAAAGCGTGGCGGCAAATGTTGGGTTACAACAGACAGGAGGCCGAAGCCGCATACGCGTTTTTGCGCTGGGCGGATACGATGTCGCTGATTCTTTGCCGGAATGAATTGCCTCCTATGGCGGACGAAAAGCCTGTCGCTCCTGATCGATATGGTGAGATGGTGCGGCTATCACAGCTTGCTGATGGCACGTTGACTTTACATCCCTGGGTATTGCAAGACGATGAACTGCATGTCTCCGTTGAAGTCCGTTATTTGGAGCAGGTCACTTTTGAGAGCGAAACGTCCTTCCAGCAGGCGCTTGATTCTGCCGAGATTGATATGCGCGAATGGTGCTTTAAAAAACCGTCCTTCTGA